Within the Rosa rugosa chromosome 2, drRosRugo1.1, whole genome shotgun sequence genome, the region AAGTCCTTCTGATATTTGCATGTAATATACCACATACAGTTAAGCATGGTCCAGAGATGACAAAGAATTGAGGTGCTTTCTGAATCCCCTTGTATCCAGGGTCGACTACTCTGGATATTGGTCGATGATTTGATTGGGGTACTATAGCTCGACCTGTCTCGTTTGCATTGGTTCATCTCCTTCAATGAATGCCCCCACGAGGGGATTAGGTGAAGAGTTGATCAAAGACTACTCATGGGATTCTTCTCTTTTAGGAATGCTGATTTGAGAGCCTCATGTATATGTTCATTGGATAATTGAGATGAACTAGCTAGGTTTATCCAGTATGTCTTAGAGAACGTAGGAAACGTTTCTTCAGCCAAGTTGAACCACATCTATGTTAAATGACTACGAATCGTTGGAGTAATCTTTATTGGACAGGCATTATAGAGCAGGCTGTGGGCTTTCATCCTTGATCGACTTGCGGTTGGCATCGGTGAATTTGTATGCAAAATCCGACCACAGAACGGTGCAAGGGACAACATGGGCGAGGGACATGTCACTTTGATTTTGGGCTTTTTTTTGGCTCCCCCATGTCTTCACCTATCAAAATTGCATCCTAACACTTTgttattatgattttatttcttgaattaaaGGCTATGGTCGACGTGATGAATGATCGATGTATAAGCCATCATGGCTTTCCTATTCTTTCATTAATGCCTCAATGAACTTTATAATCTTTTAccttaagaaaatattttaacTATTTGCTTATATAGAAAGAGATAGCATCAACAGTTTCAAATTATCAAAATTCAAACTTCATTATGATAAATTagaaaagattcaaactttcttctcaaaaaaaaaaaaaaaacgaatttcATTTGAAACCGTATAAAAATCAAATCCCTACTAAAAATCAATCACTTAGTCACTGTCACACTAATTTCTAGAAGAATATGGCTGTTATTTATCTAGCAGCTGTTATTTGAATGTTTCTTTATTTGTGATTTAAAAAGGTAAAAAGGGTTAAGAAGTTGTTTGGGACCCGTCTCCTTAATCACAACAACATTTTTTGGCCAACTAaaggggggaaaaaaaaaaaaaaaacccccacATTTCCATATCTTGCTTGCTGTCTTCAACCTCCATTTTGCTATTTCTCTCTCAGAATCTAACAAAACCCATTCTCCATTTACACCCCATTTCAAAACCCACATGCCCAAACTAGTTGATTTCAAAACCCATTAACCCAAACACCACCAAAGTTCGAAGTTTGTTGCAGAAAAACAGTGAAAGGCAGAGTCTTTTTGAAAACGCATTATAGGAATTGCCCAAGGAAATGGGAGCGTACAGAGCTGATGATGATTACGATTACTTGTTCAAGGTGGTGTTGATCGGCGACTCTGGGGTTGGCAAATCGAACCTCTTGTCCAGGTTCACCAGGAATGAGTTCAGCCTTGAATCAAAGTCCACCATTGGGGTTGAGTTTGCCACCAGAAGCATTAGGGTCGATGATAAGGTGGTTAAGGCCCAGATTTGGGACACTGCTGGTCAAGAAAGGTTTGGATCCACATTCTTTGATTCTTTGAAAATTTGAGTTCTTTTGGATCTTGGAAAATTGCATTTTGGTTTGTTCTGGGTTCTGTTTACATGGGTATTGTACAGATTTGGTTATGTTTATATGGATCGGAAAAGAATTGAACTTTATGGTATTGCTTGTTTGATTGATATTTGTGACCCTCTGTTAAATTgcaaatgaaattttgaatgttCTAGGAATGAGGATGGTTTTTGAGCTAGCTGAACTGAATAGTTGTAGCATTCATACTCTGATATATAAAACATTTTCAGAATATATCATGGTGTTAGTTATCTTGTTGAACTTCTGAATTACAGACTAGTTGGTGGACTTTGGATATGTATCGTTGTACTGAAATGATATACAGATTCTGATGTTTCTAGATCTTCCTTTTGTTTGTTTAAAGTTAGGTACATTATGGAGCGGACATTGCTCTGCAATGCTGATATTTTGACAAGTATTTTATCTTTCTTGCTGAGCCCTTTTTACTTTGATATATGCATAAGGTAGATTTAGGATGTGGTCCAGTTTAATGACCTTGCAACTACTACATTTGTTTTGTTCTAATTACGTTTTGAAGTTGACATGTCTGTAGTATTGTAGCTAAACCAGGTCGGGCTAATAAGGCCACCAGGTTGTCTGACTCTGACATTTGCAAATTGCAACATAGTGTAACTTTACCCTTTTCTGCAAGTACTGAAACTTCTTAGCTAGGGGAAAAACACAGCACATTTGATTGATAACATCCATCCCCTGTTTCTTCCGGTCTATTTTAGCTCTATTTGTGCATTGCTATAGAGTGATGCATGCTATATGAAGTAGAGACAGGTTCATGAGGATGAGAAAATCTATTCTACAAATCCATTTAAATAAGTTTGTTAACTTCCCATCTTGAACAAATTCTAGCAACAGTTGTAATAAACCAGAGTGCATCTGTCCAAAAAGCCCCGGAAATGTTCAAATGACATGAAATTATGCAAAATTGAATGGAAAGGAGAAGTCTCAAAATAATGTAGCAACATGAACTTGTGGGTGAATATAAATCTCATTttccattttttcttcttttgctgtAGGTATCGTGCAATCACAAGTGCATATTATCGAGGTGCAGTCGGTGCATTACTAGTCTATGATGTTACTCGTCATGTTACATTTGAAAATGTGGAAAGATGGTTGAAGGAGCTTCGGGACCATACAGATGCCAACATTGTGATCATGTTGGTGGGAAACAAGGGAGATCTGCGTCACCTGCGAGCCGTTTCCACTGAGGATGCCCAGGCTTTTGCTGAACGAGAGAATACCTTTTTCATGGAAACATCTGCCCTTGAGTCCATGAATGTTGACAATGCTTTCACAGAAGTGCTGAGCCAAATCTACCGTGTTGTAAGCAGGAAGGCCCTAGACATTGGGGATGATCCAGCAGCCTTGCCCAAGGGACAGACGATCAATGTTGGTGGCAAGGATGATGTATCAGCTGTGAAGAAAGTTGGATGTTGCTCCACTTAATCATGGAGGAAATGGTTCAAAGTACCTCCCAGACTTTCATCCCTGAGGTCATGTCTATACAGAAGTTGACCCGACTCCATGACATTGCTTTGTCAAGAGGATAGATTTTGAGTCTGAACATTATGTTTGGATACTTGAGGTTACTTGAAAACTTGTCTTGTCTATGTTAGCCAACATGTAGGATTTTAAGAATCTGTTCTTGTTCTTTCCTTTGATTCAATTTGAATTGTTTGCTTCCCCTTGTGTATTACAACACTATCATTTCTTAGTTGAGTTTTATAAAATTTGGTTGGTTTGAGCTAAACTTGAGCATTCGAGGAACATGAAAATGAGCTTTCCGCTAGTAACACGAACATGAAAATGAGCTTTCCCTTTTCTCAATCTCTGGGAAAAGGGTGCTAGTCTCATACGCCACTCGCTTCCTTTTATCAATTGTATATACGCTACAATTGTACATTCGTATGAGAGTTTGCATACTTCTAATTAGTTCTAATACAGAGGGAGAAACAGTTTTGCAAAGTATCATAGCATTTGAATCCCAAAGCATCCTACTTTTCTTGAGATGCACTTCTTCCTTTGGTTACTTTTTCACTTTTGAGCAACCATGGTGATTCTCCTTGTTTTCTTGCTGACCTTTCTTTTACATTTGTTGCACCATTTGGTTTTTCCCTCTTCTTCATCAGAGGACTCAaatctcctctcactctcacccACTCAGTATTGCTTCTTTCAACTTGCGCACAATATACAGTGACAGAAAATCGATCATGCCCAACAATTATTTGGCTTAGAAAGAAAGATCATAACTTTGAAGAGAGAAAGTTAAACAGACAACAAGTGTGCCCTTATATATCGCTGGAACTTGTATCAAATGATTCAACCAAAATTATACAATCACAGCCATAAGATCTatgaaaatttttcaggattCTAAAGTGACATTGATAGATAAACACTGTTGTTTACACTGCAAGGCTCTGTACAAAAAGCTCATTCCTCTTTTCTTTGTGAACAGCAAGATCAGTCTTGACAACCCGTACAGCTTGCCCTCCCTACGGTCTTGGCATCTGGCCTCGTTGGCAGACCATGAATCAGTAACTTAACAAGATGTATATTCAACCTTAAGATGCATTTGTAGCAGAACTCATTCAAGTGTCATGTTTACATGTAGTTTACGAATTCGTTCCGATAATTGCTACTCAGAAACTAAAATTGTGCACACAAATTGACTAGTTCAAAACAATGTCCCCGTTTAACGAGCATAATAGAGTGTTCTTGAGCTTGATTACAAAACTCACCACTAAACACCATCATTTTTACCCATTTTCACAAAAAAACAGCATAATTTacacaaaaacccagaaattataAAACCTTAATTGAACTTAAAATTGACAGAAGAGCACAACTTACCTAGAACAGTAAAACACTCATGCGCGGCGAGGCTCATCGGTATTTTCGGCcggaggcggcggaggaggaggatcgTGGTGGGTGCCGAAAGAGGGGAGAGGATTGCCGCCCTTGATGAACCAGCCGAGGGCAAAGAAGGAAGCTCCGGCGAGAATGGCGGTGCCCCAAGCGTGGGAGTACATTCTGCTGTACTGCCGGATGGCGTATTTCCATTGCTCCCGGAGAGTAGCCGGGTCCGGGTTTGTTGGGTCGGGCGGGTTCGGGAAGTGGACCTTTTCGCCCGAGAAGAATTTTTTCGTCTCGGTTCCAGCCTTGGCTGAAGACGGTGGAGGAACGTTTTCCGGCGGGGGATTTGGGTCTGccatttttgggttttttttgttttgccgAATAATGGTTGGCGATATATATACGACTCGATTCATTTGCCACATGTTCTAGTCTACTTAAGACATATGGCTCTACCTGAGGGTTTTCCCGTTTGGGTTTTAAATCGAAAAAAATTTCGTCCAAAATTTTTCCAAATTCTGAAACATTACATTCGTGAAAAAGTATAGCTAACAGTTAAAAAAATATGCATGTTTCGAAAAACAATACAAAGAGCAATTTTATGGTGGGAAGAGAGGAATAATCTCATCTTCAATCAGTTTCGTCCTTTCCCAACCGTGATTGTCCACGCTGCAACAGCTTGTGGTGACAGCTACAAAAGCTTCAATCATGTCTTCTAAAAAAGatcttcctcctcttctgcCCTCATTCACTGTAGGGGTGGGTTGGGTTGGGTTGGGTTGGGTTCGATACTGGACCTTCAAACCCAATACCACCTGCCATACCGGACATTCTTGGTACACAAAATAAGCTACCATTATCGGCCACAgaagtcggtataccaacttCTAGGTATACCGAGATAGTCGGTTAGTTGGGCCCCCTACCGAGTTTAAGATTGGACCAGATTTCAGCTACGGCCCAGCTATATAAAATTTTAAAAGCCCAAACCTGTCAGCAAATGAAAAACTGCAATAATCATATGAATTTAAAGGCCCAACCATaagcaaatgaaaaataaacaaaaaactctcatacatcaacttcaaTTCATCCCATCATcacttcatagttcatacaaaTTTTAATTCAATAATTCATAGTACACACTTCACACAAATGATACAATAACTAAGTGCAATAGTTGAAAACAAAGTGTTCAAGGACTCAaagttcatctcatcatcacttcatatTTGCTTGCTGCCTTGCTGTGCTCCCTCAAAGACTCAGTTTTTGCAAATTCAGTTTAGTTGAAAAAGAATAAGAATGCTGGCAGTTCTGCAACTTCAGTCAATGAACAAGAGAGCTCATGATGTAGGCTGCTAGGCATCAGTTTGTGTAGAGCTGGTATTGGTCATTGTTGCCTCCACTCCTTGATTAAAAGCATTTTTTGCAAAATAACAAAGATGAGGTTAAAAACAATATCATGattcataaaataaataatcagAAAATATGAGTAGCTTACCCATCTCAAGTTCCTCCAAAGTGTGGTACATTTCAAGGCCATCTTCAGTGGAATCTTTGTAGAAGTTTGGGGGGTCAGATTTCAACCAATCTGAAGTGCAAACAAGGGCTTCCACCATTTTTGGTGTCAATGAAGCTCTAAAAGGATAAGAGATGACTTAAAATGATAACAAATTGGACCAAAAATTGTAATAAGAGATGACTTAAACCATAAAAAGCTTTACTGTAAACTGCTGCTTCTGAAAGAAAGCTTTTGATAATGCAATAGAATATTTTAACAATACAAGTAACAACAAAACCAAGATTCTGGATTAGAAACTCCAAATAGAGCATGTTAGACCAAACAAGAAAAGCAACATATTAAGGTAgggatttgtttttaaaatgcTCTGGTACATGTAAATGAGTCTTGTGTGGTTAACTCATTTTCTAATTCATCTGTATTTCCATTTAAAATGCTCTGCAATTCTTACTTAGATAAAAGCTCTTACAAAGGGAACAACACATAGTCATGAAAATTCAAATAGAGAATTATGCATATATCGAATTATACCTTCAATTGAATTGAGTTTGCTTAAAATTCAAACTTTGCCTTCTTCTCCCTCAAACATCAAACTTAGTCCTCGGTCCTCTTGTTCCTCCAAACACAAAAGGAAAATCATGAAAGGAAATTGGTAAATCTCAAGATAATATACATATCCAAGGTCGAATCACTAAAATTGGGCAAATCGAACCTCAACTCAACAATCCAAAGCTTCTAATCACTAAAATTGAAAGCAATCGAAGGTCGTACTCACCAGCAGCACTGCAACAATGGTTCTCTACTTCGATTGATGTGAATCAAATGGATTTGATGTTAAATGAAATCGAATGGGTCGAAAGATTCGATTGATCTTCAAAGAGTTTGAGAGGCTCAGAGCCTCGCTcgggttagagagagagagagagactgagggagTGACCGAGAGAGGGACTGagggattagggtttggaaaGTTTTAATCTAACGGTTGTTAGTTAATATGaaataaaactgaaaaaaatCAACGGCTATGATTGATAATATaagaaatatttaaaataaataaatattatattaaatatgtggtacggtacggtataccgtatttaTGTAAGATTCAAAACCAGTATCGTACTAGTGATGTCATCTCGGTTCTGTTATACCGTACCACAACTTTGGTTACCGACAAACTTGGTTCGGGACGGACTCGGTTGGCTGGTTTGTCTCGGCTGAATTTGCCAGCCCTAATTCACTGGACTCCTTCCCCTGAGTTTTTCTCAAAATTCAACTTTGACGGGTCAATTATAAACAACAAAGAGGCTATTGCTGGATTTGTCTTCAGAGAAAATAATGGTTCCGGAAGATTGGTCATTCCAACATTATTATGGTAGTGCAATTAAAGATGACTTACTGCTTTAAAGAACCGGCCATTACTCTAAATTCTTGTTGAGGGAGAAGCAAAACTAATAACTCCATCAACAAAGTTTGTGACCCCCATGGCGTATTCATGCTCTAATTAAACACATTCAAGCTATTGCAACTTTACGAGGAACTTCAACAACATTTCTTTCAAGCATATCCATTGTAAAGCGAACATCTTGGCTGATGCTATGACGTCTCTTGGCCATGCAAATCACAAATCCCCGTATTTGGAGGACTATGCTTCCCCTTCAGGCCTTATACACCTTCAATCTATCAATATAGTGGTGGAGTAGTCAGATctcgaagaagaaaaaaaatggaagagtgATTTATGAGTTATACAAGTAAATTCTTGGTATTTTCGGAAATCCAAAATGTATTTTCAGGAAGCTTTTCTTATTAAAAACAGCTAAGCAGGCCCCATGCCAGGACTATCAACCACTACTTTTGTAAATGGTAAATTTCTTATGTTATATTCTCCAATATATCAATCTATTTCATACAGAAGTAACTGTTCGAAAATCTTCCaagaaatggaaaagaaaaatcattCTTTACTCGATCACCAAATGGGATGATGGGAGTGTAATTTTAGTTATAAAGCAGCATAGAGCACATGGTTCTTGTAACAGCAGCACAAACTTGTTCTGCAGGTCACTTTTGAGATGATCATTTGCGGGATTCAGCCTTCTTCTGTTCTTTAGCTGTAATAAATGGAGTTCAACAATTAAGAATTTTGAAAATCCAGAAGAGAAAGGGACCCAAGAAAAGGAAGAACGAAATAAGCTGGTAGTGGTGATATTGGAACATtaccatttttttcttcttctcgctTTTTAGCAGCTTCCTCCCTTTGTTGTCGTATAAGCGCCAAACGCTCTGCATAACCAAGAGAAGATCAATGAAAAGTGAGTTACATTTAAATCTAGCAAGTTTATGGCATTGTCCAAGGTACTAATCTAACACAACTCTTGTGCAGTGAAAAAGGAAAGAGGTAACAAAAGTCACGAGTGTTATTATTTAAAGAGTTGATAACAAAAACTTGGGGAAAAACAATCCTTAATAAATAGACAATACAATTAGAAACCAATGACAATTACCTAAATCTTTCCTTGCTTGTTCAGTTTTCCCCTGTTCTTGCAACTTCATATATCTCTCACGGGCTCTTTGCTTCTCTAGTTCTTCCCTGCAAGCAAATAGCCAAAAATTGAGGATGTATTGAACTGATTTATAATCCCCAATAGGAATCCCAACTCAAAGGTTTCCCCTTTTCATAAATAACATAAAATCACTTCGCTATGTCATGTGTATGCCCCCTATcagaaacaaaatgaaaacagaACCAAGAGACCTTTCACGCCGTGAGAGTTCAGTTGGTTTTCCAATCTGTAGAGAAAAAAGAACACAAAACAAACATTACTCTTTCAAAATTCAGTATCGTATTTAACAAGACTTCTATAAAATTCACCACAGAAACACTGTTAAGAAAAACACGAAAAACTTACATCGATGTCTTTAGCTTTCAAGGTCTTTGGCTTTaccaaattagggttttcaatctcGATTATACCTTGAACgcctttcttcttctgcaaacATTATTGGATAACATGAAACTAAAGACTCAAACAATATAAAACAAGAAGAAATTCCTTCTAcatagaagaaaaatattattttactaACTTCATCTTGTCCATCAGATTCTTCATCAGACCCGTCTTCGAAGGATACAAAATCCTCTTCCGGTTCTTCCTCATGTTCAGCTTCTCGCTAATAGAACATTAAGTAAAAGATTACTTAAACCTAAAAATTGATATTTGCATCACGGTGACCACAAAAACAGTGTGACAGAGGGTTACCTTTGAAAAAGAACGGGGACGGGTGGAGGTACCGGCAACTgcaaatatatataaacaacaAATGCAACACAAAAAAGAGTTAGAATGCTTAGTTTGACCGGAGCAGTGGGAATCATCTTACTCTGGAAGTAAGAGATATGTATC harbors:
- the LOC133729537 gene encoding ras-related protein RABA1f, whose translation is MGAYRADDDYDYLFKVVLIGDSGVGKSNLLSRFTRNEFSLESKSTIGVEFATRSIRVDDKVVKAQIWDTAGQERYRAITSAYYRGAVGALLVYDVTRHVTFENVERWLKELRDHTDANIVIMLVGNKGDLRHLRAVSTEDAQAFAERENTFFMETSALESMNVDNAFTEVLSQIYRVVSRKALDIGDDPAALPKGQTINVGGKDDVSAVKKVGCCST
- the LOC133729538 gene encoding uncharacterized protein LOC133729538, which gives rise to MWQMNRVVYISPTIIRQNKKNPKMADPNPPPENVPPPSSAKAGTETKKFFSGEKVHFPNPPDPTNPDPATLREQWKYAIRQYSRMYSHAWGTAILAGASFFALGWFIKGGNPLPSFGTHHDPPPPPPPAENTDEPRRA
- the LOC133727948 gene encoding uncharacterized protein LOC133727948; translation: MGRGKYKNKPTGQRQFSSREDLLAGTSTRPRSFSKREAEHEEEPEEDFVSFEDGSDEESDGQDEKKKGVQGIIEIENPNLVKPKTLKAKDIDIGKPTELSRREREELEKQRARERYMKLQEQGKTEQARKDLERLALIRQQREEAAKKREEEKNAKEQKKAESRK